In a genomic window of Pelecanus crispus isolate bPelCri1 chromosome 1, bPelCri1.pri, whole genome shotgun sequence:
- the FBXO7 gene encoding F-box only protein 7 isoform X4 translates to MKLRVRVQKRTAALELQGAEPTLGELRAQLRRALLPAWGYSSDTEFSITLNRKDALTEDQKTLASYGIVSGDLICLLLEEADGQPNLPPPPSTPPRLENGHEPSTLIPSKSQAKSPKEEGQNDQSDNQKAQVEVQKSDERGTEAKAVSMPEKWRGNGVYKLQYTHPLCEEGSAGLTCVPLGDLVAINATLKINKEIKGVKRIQLLPASFICFQEPENVAGVYKDLQKLSRLFKDQLVYSLLAAARQALNLPDAFGLVVLPLELKLRIFRLLDVRSLISLSAVCRDLYTASNDQLLWRFMYLRDFRDPIARPRDTDWKELYKKKLKQKKEALRWRHMMFLPPTPHPIPFHPNPFYPNPFPPNPFPSNPIYPPMMIGGEYDERPTLPYVGDPINSLIPGPGEAPGQFPPFRPHFDPIGSLPGANPTLPGRAGPNDRFPPRPSRGRPMDIRRAFI, encoded by the exons TTCTGATACTGAGTTTTCAATAACATTGAACAGAAAAGATGCTCTCACAGAAGATCAGAAGACGTTAGCTTCATATGGGATTGTTTCTGGTGATTTGATATGCTTATTACTAGAAGAAGCAGATGGACAACCCAAcctacctcctcctccttctacTCCTCCCCGACTTGAGAATGGTCATGAGCCATCCACCTTGATCCCCAGCAAAAGTCAGGCCAAGAGTCCAAAAGAAGAAGGGCAGAATGACCAATCAGACAATCAGAAAGCTCAGGTGGAAGTTCAGAAGAGTGATGAGAGG gGGACGGAAGCCAAGGCAGTGTCTATGCCAGAGAAATGGAGGGGGAATGGTGTTTATAAGCTACAATACACACATCCACTTTGTGAAGAAGGTTCTGCTGGTTTGACTTGTGTGCCTTTGGGAGATCTCGTTGCTATTAATG CAACATTAAAAATCAACAAAGAGATTAAAGGTGTTAAGAGAATACAGCTATTGCCAGCATCCTTCATTTGCTTTCAGGAGCCAG AAAACGTTGCAGGTGTTTACAAAGACCTTCAGAAATTATCCCGTCTCTTTAAAGACCAGCTGGTCTActctcttctggctgctgccCGACAAG CTCTGAACTTGCCAGATGCGTTTGGGTTAGTGGTCCTTCCTCTTGAGCTCAAGCTTCGGATTTTCAGACTTCTGGATGTCCGTTCACTCAtctctctttctgctgtttgccGTGATCTTTACACAGCTTCAAATGACCAGCTTCTATGGAGGTTTATGTATCTGCGAGATTTCCGAG ATCCTATTGCAAGGCCTCGTGACACAGACTGGAAAGAA CTATACAAGAAAAAGTTGAAACAGAAGAAGGAGGCCCTGAGATGGAGGCACATGATGTTTCTACCCCCTACACCTCATCCAATCCCCTTTCATCCCAACCCATTCTATCCCAATCCTTTTCCTCCCAACCCATTTCCATCAAACCCAATCTATCCCCCAATGATGATTGGTGGAGAATATGATGAGAGACCAACACTTCCGTATGTTGGAGACCCAATTAACTCACTCATTCCTGGCCCAGGAGAAGCACCAGGCCAGTTTCCTCCATTCAGACCACATTTTGACCCAATTGGTTCCTTGCCTGGAGCAAACCCTACACTTCCAGGACGAGCTGGTCCCAATGACAGGTTTCCACCTAGACCCAGCCGGGGCCGCCCTATGGACATTCGCCGTGCGTTCATTTGA
- the FBXO7 gene encoding F-box only protein 7 isoform X3, protein MKLRVRVQKRTAALELQGAEPTLGELRAQLRRALLPAWGYSSDTEFSITLNRKDALTEDQKTLASYGIVSGDLICLLLEEADGQPNLPPPPSTPPRLENGHEPSTLIPSKSQAKSPKEEGQNDQSDNQKAQVEVQKSDERAGSSLEFPSGLVPEDVDLEEGTGSYPSEPMLCSEAADGEIPHSLEMLYLSAECTSATDALIVIVHLLMMETGYVPQGTEAKAVSMPEKWRGNGVYKLQYTHPLCEEGSAGLTCVPLGDLVAINALNLPDAFGLVVLPLELKLRIFRLLDVRSLISLSAVCRDLYTASNDQLLWRFMYLRDFRDPIARPRDTDWKELYKKKLKQKKEALRWRHMMFLPPTPHPIPFHPNPFYPNPFPPNPFPSNPIYPPMMIGGEYDERPTLPYVGDPINSLIPGPGEAPGQFPPFRPHFDPIGSLPGANPTLPGRAGPNDRFPPRPSRGRPMDIRRAFI, encoded by the exons TTCTGATACTGAGTTTTCAATAACATTGAACAGAAAAGATGCTCTCACAGAAGATCAGAAGACGTTAGCTTCATATGGGATTGTTTCTGGTGATTTGATATGCTTATTACTAGAAGAAGCAGATGGACAACCCAAcctacctcctcctccttctacTCCTCCCCGACTTGAGAATGGTCATGAGCCATCCACCTTGATCCCCAGCAAAAGTCAGGCCAAGAGTCCAAAAGAAGAAGGGCAGAATGACCAATCAGACAATCAGAAAGCTCAGGTGGAAGTTCAGAAGAGTGATGAGAGG GCAGGATCCAGCCTAGAATTTCCTTCTGGATTAGTCCCAGAAGATGTTGACCTGGAAGAAGGTACAGGTTCCTATCCCTCTGAACCCATGCTGTGCAGTGAAGCTGCTGATGGTGAAATACCACATTCCTTAGAGATGCTCTACCTTTCTGCTGAGTGTACCAGTGCCACTGATGCCTTGATTGTTATAGTACATCTTCTCATGATGGAGACAGGCTACGTACCTCAG gGGACGGAAGCCAAGGCAGTGTCTATGCCAGAGAAATGGAGGGGGAATGGTGTTTATAAGCTACAATACACACATCCACTTTGTGAAGAAGGTTCTGCTGGTTTGACTTGTGTGCCTTTGGGAGATCTCGTTGCTATTAATG CTCTGAACTTGCCAGATGCGTTTGGGTTAGTGGTCCTTCCTCTTGAGCTCAAGCTTCGGATTTTCAGACTTCTGGATGTCCGTTCACTCAtctctctttctgctgtttgccGTGATCTTTACACAGCTTCAAATGACCAGCTTCTATGGAGGTTTATGTATCTGCGAGATTTCCGAG ATCCTATTGCAAGGCCTCGTGACACAGACTGGAAAGAA CTATACAAGAAAAAGTTGAAACAGAAGAAGGAGGCCCTGAGATGGAGGCACATGATGTTTCTACCCCCTACACCTCATCCAATCCCCTTTCATCCCAACCCATTCTATCCCAATCCTTTTCCTCCCAACCCATTTCCATCAAACCCAATCTATCCCCCAATGATGATTGGTGGAGAATATGATGAGAGACCAACACTTCCGTATGTTGGAGACCCAATTAACTCACTCATTCCTGGCCCAGGAGAAGCACCAGGCCAGTTTCCTCCATTCAGACCACATTTTGACCCAATTGGTTCCTTGCCTGGAGCAAACCCTACACTTCCAGGACGAGCTGGTCCCAATGACAGGTTTCCACCTAGACCCAGCCGGGGCCGCCCTATGGACATTCGCCGTGCGTTCATTTGA
- the FBXO7 gene encoding F-box only protein 7 isoform X2 gives MKLRVRVQKRTAALELQGAEPTLGELRAQLRRALLPAWGYSSDTEFSITLNRKDALTEDQKTLASYGIVSGDLICLLLEEADGQPNLPPPPSTPPRLENGHEPSTLIPSKSQAKSPKEEGQNDQSDNQKAQVEVQKSDERAGSSLEFPSGLVPEDVDLEEGTGSYPSEPMLCSEAADGEIPHSLEMLYLSAECTSATDALIVIVHLLMMETGYVPQGTEAKAVSMPEKWRGNGVYKLQYTHPLCEEGSAGLTCVPLGDLVAINENVAGVYKDLQKLSRLFKDQLVYSLLAAARQALNLPDAFGLVVLPLELKLRIFRLLDVRSLISLSAVCRDLYTASNDQLLWRFMYLRDFRDPIARPRDTDWKELYKKKLKQKKEALRWRHMMFLPPTPHPIPFHPNPFYPNPFPPNPFPSNPIYPPMMIGGEYDERPTLPYVGDPINSLIPGPGEAPGQFPPFRPHFDPIGSLPGANPTLPGRAGPNDRFPPRPSRGRPMDIRRAFI, from the exons TTCTGATACTGAGTTTTCAATAACATTGAACAGAAAAGATGCTCTCACAGAAGATCAGAAGACGTTAGCTTCATATGGGATTGTTTCTGGTGATTTGATATGCTTATTACTAGAAGAAGCAGATGGACAACCCAAcctacctcctcctccttctacTCCTCCCCGACTTGAGAATGGTCATGAGCCATCCACCTTGATCCCCAGCAAAAGTCAGGCCAAGAGTCCAAAAGAAGAAGGGCAGAATGACCAATCAGACAATCAGAAAGCTCAGGTGGAAGTTCAGAAGAGTGATGAGAGG GCAGGATCCAGCCTAGAATTTCCTTCTGGATTAGTCCCAGAAGATGTTGACCTGGAAGAAGGTACAGGTTCCTATCCCTCTGAACCCATGCTGTGCAGTGAAGCTGCTGATGGTGAAATACCACATTCCTTAGAGATGCTCTACCTTTCTGCTGAGTGTACCAGTGCCACTGATGCCTTGATTGTTATAGTACATCTTCTCATGATGGAGACAGGCTACGTACCTCAG gGGACGGAAGCCAAGGCAGTGTCTATGCCAGAGAAATGGAGGGGGAATGGTGTTTATAAGCTACAATACACACATCCACTTTGTGAAGAAGGTTCTGCTGGTTTGACTTGTGTGCCTTTGGGAGATCTCGTTGCTATTAATG AAAACGTTGCAGGTGTTTACAAAGACCTTCAGAAATTATCCCGTCTCTTTAAAGACCAGCTGGTCTActctcttctggctgctgccCGACAAG CTCTGAACTTGCCAGATGCGTTTGGGTTAGTGGTCCTTCCTCTTGAGCTCAAGCTTCGGATTTTCAGACTTCTGGATGTCCGTTCACTCAtctctctttctgctgtttgccGTGATCTTTACACAGCTTCAAATGACCAGCTTCTATGGAGGTTTATGTATCTGCGAGATTTCCGAG ATCCTATTGCAAGGCCTCGTGACACAGACTGGAAAGAA CTATACAAGAAAAAGTTGAAACAGAAGAAGGAGGCCCTGAGATGGAGGCACATGATGTTTCTACCCCCTACACCTCATCCAATCCCCTTTCATCCCAACCCATTCTATCCCAATCCTTTTCCTCCCAACCCATTTCCATCAAACCCAATCTATCCCCCAATGATGATTGGTGGAGAATATGATGAGAGACCAACACTTCCGTATGTTGGAGACCCAATTAACTCACTCATTCCTGGCCCAGGAGAAGCACCAGGCCAGTTTCCTCCATTCAGACCACATTTTGACCCAATTGGTTCCTTGCCTGGAGCAAACCCTACACTTCCAGGACGAGCTGGTCCCAATGACAGGTTTCCACCTAGACCCAGCCGGGGCCGCCCTATGGACATTCGCCGTGCGTTCATTTGA
- the FBXO7 gene encoding F-box only protein 7 isoform X1 produces MKLRVRVQKRTAALELQGAEPTLGELRAQLRRALLPAWGYSSDTEFSITLNRKDALTEDQKTLASYGIVSGDLICLLLEEADGQPNLPPPPSTPPRLENGHEPSTLIPSKSQAKSPKEEGQNDQSDNQKAQVEVQKSDERAGSSLEFPSGLVPEDVDLEEGTGSYPSEPMLCSEAADGEIPHSLEMLYLSAECTSATDALIVIVHLLMMETGYVPQGTEAKAVSMPEKWRGNGVYKLQYTHPLCEEGSAGLTCVPLGDLVAINATLKINKEIKGVKRIQLLPASFICFQEPENVAGVYKDLQKLSRLFKDQLVYSLLAAARQALNLPDAFGLVVLPLELKLRIFRLLDVRSLISLSAVCRDLYTASNDQLLWRFMYLRDFRDPIARPRDTDWKELYKKKLKQKKEALRWRHMMFLPPTPHPIPFHPNPFYPNPFPPNPFPSNPIYPPMMIGGEYDERPTLPYVGDPINSLIPGPGEAPGQFPPFRPHFDPIGSLPGANPTLPGRAGPNDRFPPRPSRGRPMDIRRAFI; encoded by the exons TTCTGATACTGAGTTTTCAATAACATTGAACAGAAAAGATGCTCTCACAGAAGATCAGAAGACGTTAGCTTCATATGGGATTGTTTCTGGTGATTTGATATGCTTATTACTAGAAGAAGCAGATGGACAACCCAAcctacctcctcctccttctacTCCTCCCCGACTTGAGAATGGTCATGAGCCATCCACCTTGATCCCCAGCAAAAGTCAGGCCAAGAGTCCAAAAGAAGAAGGGCAGAATGACCAATCAGACAATCAGAAAGCTCAGGTGGAAGTTCAGAAGAGTGATGAGAGG GCAGGATCCAGCCTAGAATTTCCTTCTGGATTAGTCCCAGAAGATGTTGACCTGGAAGAAGGTACAGGTTCCTATCCCTCTGAACCCATGCTGTGCAGTGAAGCTGCTGATGGTGAAATACCACATTCCTTAGAGATGCTCTACCTTTCTGCTGAGTGTACCAGTGCCACTGATGCCTTGATTGTTATAGTACATCTTCTCATGATGGAGACAGGCTACGTACCTCAG gGGACGGAAGCCAAGGCAGTGTCTATGCCAGAGAAATGGAGGGGGAATGGTGTTTATAAGCTACAATACACACATCCACTTTGTGAAGAAGGTTCTGCTGGTTTGACTTGTGTGCCTTTGGGAGATCTCGTTGCTATTAATG CAACATTAAAAATCAACAAAGAGATTAAAGGTGTTAAGAGAATACAGCTATTGCCAGCATCCTTCATTTGCTTTCAGGAGCCAG AAAACGTTGCAGGTGTTTACAAAGACCTTCAGAAATTATCCCGTCTCTTTAAAGACCAGCTGGTCTActctcttctggctgctgccCGACAAG CTCTGAACTTGCCAGATGCGTTTGGGTTAGTGGTCCTTCCTCTTGAGCTCAAGCTTCGGATTTTCAGACTTCTGGATGTCCGTTCACTCAtctctctttctgctgtttgccGTGATCTTTACACAGCTTCAAATGACCAGCTTCTATGGAGGTTTATGTATCTGCGAGATTTCCGAG ATCCTATTGCAAGGCCTCGTGACACAGACTGGAAAGAA CTATACAAGAAAAAGTTGAAACAGAAGAAGGAGGCCCTGAGATGGAGGCACATGATGTTTCTACCCCCTACACCTCATCCAATCCCCTTTCATCCCAACCCATTCTATCCCAATCCTTTTCCTCCCAACCCATTTCCATCAAACCCAATCTATCCCCCAATGATGATTGGTGGAGAATATGATGAGAGACCAACACTTCCGTATGTTGGAGACCCAATTAACTCACTCATTCCTGGCCCAGGAGAAGCACCAGGCCAGTTTCCTCCATTCAGACCACATTTTGACCCAATTGGTTCCTTGCCTGGAGCAAACCCTACACTTCCAGGACGAGCTGGTCCCAATGACAGGTTTCCACCTAGACCCAGCCGGGGCCGCCCTATGGACATTCGCCGTGCGTTCATTTGA